In Desulfobulbus oralis, one DNA window encodes the following:
- a CDS encoding nicotinate-nucleotide--dimethylbenzimidazole phosphoribosyltransferase, whose protein sequence is MGGPEIGAMAGFMLGGASLRIPVVVDGFIAGAAAAIAIGLRPAVRDMLVGSHASSEPGHRVLMDFLGIPSYFDFGLRLGEGTGAVLLFPIIDASTRILSEMPTLHELAIRRYY, encoded by the coding sequence GTGGGCGGCCCGGAAATCGGCGCCATGGCGGGCTTCATGCTGGGCGGCGCGTCGCTGCGCATTCCGGTGGTGGTGGACGGCTTCATCGCCGGGGCGGCAGCGGCCATTGCCATCGGCCTCAGACCCGCTGTCCGCGACATGCTCGTGGGCTCGCACGCCTCCTCCGAGCCCGGGCACCGCGTGCTCATGGACTTTCTCGGGATCCCCTCCTATTTCGATTTCGGCCTGCGTCTGGGCGAGGGCACGGGCGCGGTCCTGCTCTTTCCCATCATCGATGCCTCGACCCGCATCCTCTCTGAAATGCCGACGCTGCACGAACTGGCCATCCGGAGGTATTACTGA
- the cobS gene encoding adenosylcobinamide-GDP ribazoletransferase: MFRDALCFFTRLPLGAPSATASFQGVVAWMPAVGLIVGLIMAGTLWLCATLLPTPLCGLSACLVWIAVTGGLHLDGVADCGDGLFVEALRERRLEIMQDSRLGAFGVIALFFVLALKSTALALLGSGFVQGAYGFWTLLAVCALAATLGRCAVFAAARLPSARPGGMGAAASAGISRRHERIALAVVLALCLVTPRGFRALLAALLVACCLLLVAKRRLGGVTGDVFGCLVEITECATLLACV, from the coding sequence ATGTTCCGCGACGCACTGTGCTTTTTCACCCGCCTGCCCCTGGGTGCGCCCTCCGCCACCGCATCGTTTCAGGGTGTCGTGGCCTGGATGCCCGCCGTGGGCCTGATCGTGGGCCTGATCATGGCCGGCACGCTGTGGCTGTGCGCGACGCTGCTGCCCACGCCGCTCTGCGGCCTGAGTGCCTGCCTGGTCTGGATTGCCGTCACCGGGGGGCTGCATCTGGATGGCGTAGCCGACTGCGGCGACGGCCTCTTTGTCGAAGCGTTGCGGGAACGGCGGCTCGAAATCATGCAGGATTCGCGGCTGGGCGCCTTCGGCGTCATCGCGCTGTTTTTCGTGCTGGCGCTCAAAAGCACTGCCCTGGCCCTTCTGGGCTCGGGCTTTGTCCAGGGCGCATACGGCTTCTGGACGCTGCTTGCCGTCTGCGCTCTGGCCGCGACCCTGGGCCGTTGCGCGGTTTTCGCGGCGGCGCGGCTGCCTTCGGCCCGGCCCGGGGGCATGGGCGCCGCAGCCAGCGCGGGCATAAGCCGGCGACACGAGCGGATCGCGCTGGCCGTGGTGCTGGCCCTGTGCCTCGTCACCCCCAGGGGTTTCAGGGCCCTGCTCGCCGCGCTGCTCGTGGCCTGCTGCCTGCTCCTTGTCGCGAAAAGGCGTCTGGGCGGGGTCACGGGCGACGTCTTCGGCTGCCTCGTCGAAATCACGGAGTGCGCCACGCTGCTGGCTTGCGTCTGA
- the cbiR gene encoding cobamide remodeling phosphodiesterase CbiR → MEKYTLPHIRLGGTSFLLHEEYVPALRFAAARCEDIALLLLQAGQDGELLPGPEEIREIGRICAGEGTSLHVHLPTDVDFSTAQGTRHAVRKVQIAIERAAPLAPHSFVLHVAPVTQQDAARAWGMRPNAVPEAQRQWIARALAGIAASLPAPEMLAIENLETFQPDFWDCWLEDRPYSRCLDVGHLWKDGQDPAPILQAWFSRVRVIHLHGLKPEKGPTAAAAPACAAVTLNGRFRRLFGPHPRDHSSLRLMPADAIDACMHPLWKNGYAGTLVLEVFDFEAFKASHAVLLQSWERYAAQPRQ, encoded by the coding sequence ATGGAAAAATACACCCTTCCCCACATCAGGCTGGGCGGCACCTCCTTTCTGCTCCACGAGGAATACGTTCCAGCACTGCGCTTTGCCGCCGCGCGCTGCGAAGACATTGCCCTGCTCCTGCTTCAGGCCGGCCAGGACGGAGAACTGCTGCCCGGCCCGGAGGAGATCCGGGAAATCGGCAGGATCTGCGCGGGCGAAGGCACGAGCCTGCACGTCCACCTGCCCACCGACGTGGATTTCAGCACCGCCCAAGGTACTCGCCACGCGGTCAGGAAAGTGCAGATCGCCATCGAGCGCGCCGCGCCGCTCGCTCCGCACAGCTTTGTCCTGCACGTCGCTCCGGTCACGCAACAAGACGCAGCCAGGGCATGGGGCATGCGGCCGAACGCGGTGCCGGAGGCGCAGCGGCAGTGGATCGCCCGGGCCCTGGCCGGGATTGCGGCTTCGCTGCCCGCGCCGGAAATGCTGGCCATTGAAAATCTCGAGACCTTCCAGCCGGACTTCTGGGACTGCTGGCTGGAAGACAGGCCCTACTCGCGCTGCCTGGATGTCGGGCATCTCTGGAAAGACGGCCAGGACCCAGCACCCATACTGCAGGCCTGGTTTTCCCGGGTGCGGGTCATACACCTGCACGGCCTGAAACCGGAAAAGGGCCCGACCGCCGCCGCAGCGCCGGCCTGCGCAGCGGTAACCCTAAACGGGCGGTTCCGGCGCCTCTTCGGGCCCCATCCAAGGGACCACAGTTCCCTGCGGCTCATGCCGGCGGATGCCATCGACGCCTGCATGCATCCGCTCTGGAAAAACGGCTATGCGGGCACGCTGGTGCTGGAGGTCTTCGACTTCGAGGCATTCAAGGCCTCGCACGCTGTCCTGCTGCAATCATGGGAACGCTATGCGGCCCAGCCCCGGCAATAG
- a CDS encoding universal stress protein produces the protein MYKKILVPVSMKHSGDRTHKALAHAMGICDGEIVLLHITNPVPSLVGGAARKELVDEETSAGRAALAPLLEKLDEAGIRHHTRIDFGVVATVIVKVAHEEKVDLIVMFTDGRDGLEDMLFGSITERVLRETDIPLLVVRR, from the coding sequence ATGTACAAGAAAATTCTCGTGCCAGTCAGCATGAAGCACAGCGGCGACCGGACCCACAAGGCTCTGGCCCACGCCATGGGGATCTGCGATGGCGAGATCGTGCTTCTGCACATCACCAATCCCGTGCCCTCCCTTGTGGGGGGAGCAGCCCGCAAGGAGCTTGTCGACGAAGAGACAAGCGCGGGCCGGGCAGCGCTGGCCCCCCTGCTCGAAAAGCTGGACGAGGCCGGCATCAGGCACCACACCCGCATCGACTTCGGCGTCGTTGCGACCGTCATCGTCAAGGTGGCGCACGAGGAAAAGGTTGACCTCATCGTCATGTTCACCGATGGCCGGGACGGTCTGGAGGACATGTTGTTTGGCTCCATCACCGAGCGCGTGCTGCGCGAGACGGACATCCCCCTGCTCGTCGTCCGGAGATAG
- a CDS encoding acyl-CoA dehydratase activase-related protein has translation MSQPHFHVGLDIGSTTVKAVVLDDAEAIVFSEYTRHNSAVRPCATGILEKIADFVDSAPASMSITGSGGLSLAGELGLPLIQEVLASNLAIRKEIPDADVIIELGGEDAKITFLTGGLEQRMNETCAGGTGAFIDQMGAFIGTDAAGLNALALRYGTIYPIASRCGVFAKTDILPLLNEGCAREDIAASIMQAVVNQTISGLAHGRAIRGKVVFLGGPLFFLSFLRERFQATLKEMREAVFPDSGQYFVALGAAYYAKNGASGPLNLEHCLTRLKHAAPGGGTGRLAPLFVTGEEREAFTARHAKSAVVRRPLSEASGRAWLGFDSGSTTIKAVLLDDEGHLLYSFYDANRGDPLKAALAILEEIYRRMPAGLSIGGAAATGYGSALLTAALHLDVDEVETVAHFTAARFFEPEVSFVLDIGGQDIKCMHVKGGFIDRISLNEACSAGCGSFIENFAESLHIPLQDFVEAALAAPAPVDLGTRCTVFMNSKVKQAQKDGAELGDIAAGLSYAVVRNACFKVIKLTSTAEMGEHVVAQGGAFANDALLRALELELGRPVLRPAISGLMGAFGVALVARARAAEWGRSAVLGPEELAAFSMRTNVARCHRCTNACLLTVTTFADRRRFVSGNRCERGAGVAKVASPNLYAYKAQRLFEPYTPLEGAPRGPIGIPRALNMFEDYPLWFTLLTRLGYQVLLSSPSSRDIYYKGYDTIPSQTVCYPAKLSHGHVLDLIERGVKAIFFPCLPREQKNPDSAAGTFNCPVVAGYPELLQRNIGQLEEQGVTFVCPFLPLDRKMLARRLHGIDFFSKIPLAELEAAVAAGFAALDAFHADMRAAGEAVLRQLDEQGKMGVVLAGHPYHIDPEVHHGVAELVASCGLAVLTEDSVAHLMPDPGPLRVVDQWAYHSRLYRAGAYAASVDNLAVLQLLSFGCGLDAITSDQLEEILTRNGRLYSQIKVDEGTNLGPARIRVRSLLAAMRERHHKHPACAPGSLPDMGLPAFTQEMRKTHTLLIPQMSPLHFQFTEALFAAEGYRAVQLPHVDRAAIDLGLRYVNNDACFPAIVVIGQLLQAVQSGRYDPNRVALVITQTGGGCRATNYLGFLRRALVHAGLGQVPVVPLAMGTRGPGLRMSGSMLRRFIMAGHYGDALARMIYRVRPYEREPGATDRLAAKWAKRASANILSGNFLRFELNMVRMIREFDRLPLRETPRRPRVGLVGEILLKYHPDANNNAAGIVEAEGGEVVSTDIMDFIFYCFYDNIFDYRHLAGQRKDSLEALASIAFLELTRMGLRLAFALSTRFSAPLSFKQLRSKTRDLISHGHQSGEGWLLAAEMVRMLESGIRNILCMQPFGCLPNHIVGKGLIRELKRRYPDATITALDYDPGTSETNQINRIKLMMRSGQLR, from the coding sequence ATGTCGCAACCGCATTTTCACGTTGGTCTTGATATCGGCTCCACCACGGTCAAGGCCGTGGTGCTGGACGACGCCGAGGCGATCGTGTTCAGCGAATATACCCGGCACAATTCCGCAGTGCGGCCCTGCGCCACCGGGATTCTGGAAAAGATTGCGGATTTCGTGGACAGCGCTCCGGCCAGCATGAGCATCACCGGTTCCGGCGGTCTCTCGCTGGCCGGCGAACTTGGCCTGCCGCTCATTCAGGAGGTGCTGGCCTCCAACCTGGCCATCCGCAAGGAGATTCCCGACGCCGATGTCATCATCGAACTGGGCGGGGAAGACGCCAAAATCACCTTCCTCACCGGCGGGCTGGAACAGCGCATGAACGAAACCTGCGCCGGCGGCACCGGGGCCTTTATCGACCAGATGGGCGCCTTCATCGGTACGGATGCGGCCGGATTGAACGCGCTGGCCCTGCGCTACGGCACGATTTACCCCATTGCCTCCCGCTGCGGCGTGTTCGCCAAAACCGACATCCTGCCGCTGCTGAACGAGGGCTGCGCGCGCGAGGACATTGCCGCCTCCATCATGCAGGCCGTGGTCAATCAGACCATCAGCGGTCTGGCGCATGGACGGGCGATCCGGGGCAAGGTCGTCTTTCTCGGCGGCCCCCTGTTTTTTTTATCCTTTCTGCGCGAGCGCTTCCAGGCCACGCTGAAGGAGATGCGCGAGGCCGTGTTCCCGGACAGCGGCCAGTATTTCGTGGCCCTGGGCGCCGCCTATTACGCCAAAAACGGCGCCTCCGGCCCGCTGAACCTGGAACACTGTCTGACCCGGCTGAAGCACGCCGCCCCGGGCGGCGGCACGGGCCGGCTGGCCCCGCTCTTCGTGACAGGAGAGGAACGGGAGGCCTTCACCGCCCGCCACGCAAAGAGCGCCGTGGTCAGGCGGCCGCTCTCCGAGGCCTCGGGCAGGGCCTGGCTGGGCTTCGATTCCGGCTCCACCACCATCAAGGCCGTGCTCCTGGACGACGAGGGCCATCTGCTCTACTCCTTCTACGATGCCAACCGGGGCGATCCGCTCAAGGCCGCGCTGGCCATTCTGGAGGAGATCTACCGCAGGATGCCGGCCGGCCTCAGCATCGGCGGCGCGGCGGCCACCGGCTATGGCAGCGCGCTCCTGACCGCGGCCCTGCATCTGGACGTGGACGAGGTGGAGACCGTGGCCCATTTCACGGCGGCGCGCTTCTTCGAACCGGAAGTCTCCTTCGTGCTGGATATCGGCGGCCAGGACATCAAGTGCATGCACGTCAAGGGCGGCTTTATCGACAGGATCAGCCTGAACGAGGCCTGCTCGGCCGGCTGCGGTTCCTTTATCGAAAACTTCGCGGAATCCTTGCATATTCCGCTGCAGGACTTCGTGGAGGCGGCGCTCGCCGCACCGGCGCCCGTGGATCTGGGCACGCGCTGCACGGTCTTCATGAATTCCAAGGTCAAGCAGGCCCAGAAGGATGGCGCGGAACTCGGCGACATTGCCGCCGGGCTCTCCTACGCGGTGGTGCGCAACGCCTGCTTCAAGGTCATCAAGCTGACCAGTACTGCCGAAATGGGAGAACACGTGGTGGCCCAGGGCGGGGCCTTTGCCAACGACGCGCTCCTGCGCGCCCTGGAGCTGGAGCTGGGCCGGCCCGTGCTCAGACCCGCGATCTCCGGCCTCATGGGCGCTTTCGGCGTGGCCCTGGTCGCCAGGGCGCGGGCTGCGGAGTGGGGCAGGAGCGCCGTCCTCGGGCCGGAGGAGCTGGCCGCCTTTTCCATGCGCACGAATGTGGCGCGCTGCCACCGCTGCACCAATGCCTGCCTGCTCACCGTCACCACCTTTGCCGACAGGCGGCGTTTTGTTTCAGGCAACCGCTGCGAACGCGGCGCGGGCGTGGCCAAGGTTGCGAGTCCCAACCTCTACGCCTACAAGGCGCAACGGCTCTTCGAACCCTACACGCCGCTGGAGGGCGCGCCCCGGGGCCCGATCGGCATTCCCCGGGCGCTGAACATGTTCGAGGACTATCCGCTCTGGTTCACCCTGCTCACCAGGCTGGGCTACCAGGTGCTGCTCTCCAGCCCATCGTCCAGAGACATCTACTACAAGGGTTACGACACCATTCCTTCGCAGACGGTCTGTTATCCGGCCAAGCTCTCCCACGGCCACGTGCTGGACCTGATCGAGCGGGGGGTGAAGGCCATCTTTTTCCCCTGCCTGCCCCGGGAGCAGAAGAATCCGGACAGCGCGGCCGGCACCTTCAACTGCCCCGTGGTTGCCGGCTACCCCGAGCTTTTGCAGCGCAATATCGGCCAGTTGGAAGAACAGGGCGTGACCTTTGTCTGCCCTTTCCTGCCGCTGGACCGCAAAATGCTGGCCCGCCGCCTGCACGGAATCGACTTTTTCTCAAAAATTCCCCTGGCCGAGCTGGAGGCGGCCGTGGCGGCAGGCTTCGCCGCCCTGGACGCCTTCCATGCGGACATGCGGGCGGCTGGCGAGGCCGTGCTCCGGCAGTTGGACGAGCAGGGCAAAATGGGCGTGGTGCTGGCCGGGCATCCCTATCACATCGATCCCGAGGTGCATCACGGGGTGGCCGAGCTGGTGGCCTCCTGCGGTCTGGCCGTGCTGACCGAGGATTCCGTGGCCCACCTGATGCCCGATCCCGGACCGCTTCGGGTCGTGGATCAGTGGGCCTACCACTCCCGCCTCTACCGGGCCGGGGCCTATGCCGCCAGCGTGGACAATCTGGCGGTGCTGCAACTCCTGTCCTTTGGCTGCGGACTGGATGCCATCACCTCGGACCAGCTCGAGGAAATCCTGACCCGCAACGGCCGGCTCTACTCCCAGATCAAGGTGGACGAGGGCACCAACCTGGGGCCGGCGCGCATTCGCGTGCGCTCCCTGTTGGCCGCCATGCGCGAGCGCCACCACAAGCATCCGGCCTGTGCGCCCGGCAGCCTGCCGGATATGGGTCTGCCGGCCTTCACCCAGGAGATGCGCAAGACCCACACCCTGCTCATTCCCCAGATGTCGCCCTTGCACTTCCAGTTTACCGAGGCGCTCTTCGCGGCCGAGGGTTACAGGGCCGTGCAGTTGCCCCACGTGGACCGGGCCGCCATCGATCTGGGCCTGCGCTACGTCAACAACGACGCCTGCTTTCCGGCCATCGTGGTCATTGGCCAGCTCCTGCAGGCAGTGCAGAGCGGCAGGTATGATCCGAACCGGGTGGCCCTGGTCATCACCCAGACCGGCGGCGGCTGCCGGGCCACCAACTATTTGGGTTTCCTGCGGCGGGCTCTGGTGCATGCCGGCCTGGGGCAGGTGCCGGTGGTCCCCCTGGCCATGGGCACCCGGGGCCCGGGTCTGCGCATGAGCGGCTCCATGCTGCGCCGCTTCATCATGGCCGGTCATTACGGCGACGCTCTGGCCAGGATGATTTACCGGGTGCGGCCCTACGAGCGGGAGCCGGGTGCAACGGACCGGCTGGCAGCCAAATGGGCCAAGCGGGCGAGCGCGAACATCCTTTCGGGCAATTTCCTGCGCTTCGAGCTGAACATGGTGCGCATGATCCGCGAGTTCGACCGTCTGCCCCTGCGCGAGACGCCGCGGCGGCCCCGGGTCGGCCTGGTGGGCGAGATTCTGCTGAAATACCACCCGGACGCCAACAACAACGCCGCCGGCATTGTCGAGGCCGAAGGCGGCGAGGTGGTGAGCACCGACATCATGGATTTTATTTTCTACTGTTTTTACGACAACATCTTCGACTACCGGCATCTGGCCGGGCAGCGGAAGGATTCGCTGGAGGCCCTGGCCAGCATCGCCTTTCTGGAACTCACCCGCATGGGCCTGCGTCTGGCCTTTGCCCTCAGCACCCGCTTCAGCGCGCCGCTCAGTTTCAAACAACTGCGGAGCAAGACCCGGGATCTGATTTCCCATGGCCACCAGTCCGGCGAGGGCTGGCTTTTGGCGGCCGAAATGGTGCGCATGCTGGAGTCGGGCATCCGCAACATCCTCTGCATGCAGCCCTTTGGCTGTCTGCCCAACCATATCGTGGGCAAGGGGCTGATCCGGGAGCTGAAACGGCGCTACCCCGACGCGACCATCACCGCTCTGGATTACGATCCGGGAACCAGCGAGACCAACCAGATCAACCGCATCAAGCTGATGATGCGCTCGGGACAGTTGCGCTGA
- a CDS encoding YkgJ family cysteine cluster protein translates to MNDSPDLNSDVLFYRDLWHRRFREPRPLTLQNGVLKNAYCPDCGFCCGPQPETEPFPMALLESQISARTANDFYLLDRHTASLDQRGCKSLGPAGCRLPQELRPVACNIFPVVLVQEGLYLYRICPAVTLNPKAELRAMARSVQVWLNALPQAAIRRIAISRTAAELAGKYLDLRLRVQGSSCLPAAPAAEPAGPKDSPGPGAGAPAILP, encoded by the coding sequence ATGAATGACTCGCCCGACCTGAACAGTGATGTCCTTTTTTACCGCGATCTATGGCACCGCCGTTTCCGGGAGCCCAGGCCGCTTACCTTGCAAAACGGCGTGCTGAAGAATGCCTATTGCCCGGACTGCGGCTTTTGCTGTGGCCCCCAGCCCGAAACCGAGCCCTTTCCCATGGCCCTTCTGGAGAGCCAGATTTCTGCACGTACGGCAAACGATTTTTACCTGCTGGACCGCCACACCGCCTCTCTTGACCAGCGCGGCTGCAAGTCGCTGGGGCCGGCGGGCTGCCGTCTGCCCCAGGAACTCCGTCCTGTGGCCTGCAACATCTTTCCGGTCGTGCTGGTGCAGGAAGGTCTCTATCTGTACCGCATCTGCCCGGCCGTGACCCTGAACCCCAAGGCGGAGCTGCGGGCCATGGCCCGCAGCGTCCAGGTCTGGCTGAATGCCCTGCCCCAGGCGGCAATCCGCCGCATCGCCATATCCCGAACGGCCGCGGAGCTTGCGGGCAAGTACCTGGATCTGCGGCTCAGGGTGCAGGGCAGCTCATGCCTGCCGGCAGCCCCGGCGGCAGAGCCGGCAGGCCCCAAAGACTCCCCCGGCCCCGGGGCGGGCGCCCCTGCCATTTTACCATGA
- a CDS encoding aminotransferase class I/II-fold pyridoxal phosphate-dependent enzyme, which yields MKDFSTDLAARLEALRRDGQLRSLVTVEHQFGGLKAGGRTYVNLAGNDYLGLATNADFCRAFYEAVQAGDRLASFALGSTASRLMTGNTASCTRFEEELARFYDREAALFFNSGYHINLGILPALAGRNDLIVADKLCHASLIDGMRLSRARVLRYPHLDYAAIERILARERAAHDHAFLVTESIFSMDGDCARLPELVRLKEKWNALLYVDEAHGVGIRGPKGLGLAEEQHALDGIDLLIGTCGKAYGGMGAFVCAKRVIIDYLINTARPQIFSTSLPPVNLEWLRFVLKRLPELNTARKRVADMAARLREALGGLGLRTAGASNIVPVIIGDAGRAVAVAEALREAGYWVSAVRPPTVPQGTSRLRLSLNAAMSWETLAPLPKLIAQALSTA from the coding sequence ATGAAGGATTTTTCAACGGATCTGGCGGCTCGACTGGAGGCTCTGCGGCGCGATGGCCAACTGCGTTCTCTCGTGACGGTCGAGCATCAGTTTGGCGGCCTGAAGGCCGGCGGCCGGACATATGTGAATCTCGCGGGCAACGACTACCTGGGGCTGGCCACCAATGCCGACTTTTGCCGGGCCTTTTATGAAGCAGTCCAAGCCGGTGACCGGCTCGCCAGTTTCGCTCTGGGCAGCACGGCCAGCCGCCTGATGACCGGCAACACGGCCTCCTGCACCCGTTTCGAGGAAGAGCTGGCCCGCTTTTACGACCGCGAGGCCGCGCTGTTCTTCAACTCCGGCTATCACATCAACCTGGGCATTCTGCCCGCGCTTGCCGGCAGAAACGATCTGATTGTGGCCGACAAGCTCTGCCATGCCAGCCTGATTGACGGCATGCGCCTCTCCCGGGCCAGGGTATTGCGCTATCCGCACCTGGACTATGCCGCGATCGAACGCATCCTTGCCCGTGAGCGGGCCGCCCATGATCACGCCTTTCTGGTCACGGAATCCATCTTCAGCATGGACGGCGACTGTGCCCGTCTCCCCGAGCTGGTCCGCCTGAAAGAAAAGTGGAACGCCTTGCTGTATGTGGACGAGGCCCACGGCGTGGGCATCCGCGGGCCCAAGGGCCTGGGTCTGGCCGAGGAACAGCACGCTCTCGACGGCATCGATCTCCTGATCGGCACCTGCGGCAAGGCCTACGGCGGCATGGGCGCCTTTGTCTGTGCAAAGCGGGTCATCATCGACTACCTGATCAACACTGCCAGGCCGCAGATTTTCAGCACCAGCCTGCCGCCCGTGAATCTGGAATGGCTGCGCTTTGTCCTCAAACGCCTGCCCGAACTGAACACGGCGCGAAAGCGGGTGGCGGACATGGCGGCGCGGCTGCGGGAGGCCCTGGGCGGCCTGGGCCTGAGGACCGCAGGCGCAAGCAATATCGTGCCGGTCATCATCGGCGACGCGGGCCGGGCCGTGGCCGTGGCGGAGGCGCTACGGGAGGCGGGCTACTGGGTGAGCGCGGTGCGCCCCCCCACAGTGCCGCAGGGCACGTCCCGGCTCCGGCTTTCCCTCAACGCCGCCATGAGCTGGGAAACGCTGGCTCCGCTGCCCAAGCTCATCGCCCAGGCGCTCAGCACCGCATAA
- a CDS encoding IS5 family transposase (programmed frameshift), whose protein sequence is MSQLFSLSAEQLERIKPFFPRSHGIPRVDDRKVISGIIYVIKHGLQWKDAPREYGPYKTLYNRFLRWSRMGVFNNIFTELAKTAGQDGQVMIDATHLKAHRTAASLLKKGLFSRCIGRTKGGLNSKTMPFATLTAGQVSDCKGAALLMDAIDALPEARELLADRGYDADWFRDALRARGITPCVPPGRSRKRPCPYDQNLYKQRHKIEIMFGRIKDWRRIAMRYDRCAHTFFSALCLAASIICYLD, encoded by the exons ATGAGCCAACTGTTCTCCCTTTCTGCCGAGCAACTCGAACGTATCAAGCCCTTCTTTCCACGTTCACATGGTATTCCGCGGGTCGATGACCGGAAGGTCATCAGCGGCATCATTTATGTCATCAAGCATGGCCTGCAGTGGAAGGATGCGCCGCGCGAGTATGGCCCGTACAAGACGCTCTACAATCGTTTTTTGCGCTGGAGCCGGATGGGCGTCTTCAACAACATTTTTACCGAATTGGCAAAAACAGCGGGACAGGATGGCCAGGTGATGATCGATGCGACCCACCTCAAGGCGCATCGTACCGCCGCCAGTTTGCTCAAAAAAGGGCTCT TTTCCCGCTGCATCGGCCGCACAAAGGGCGGGCTGAACTCCAAAACCATGCCCTTTGCGACGCTCACGGCAGGCCAGGTAAGCGACTGCAAAGGAGCCGCCCTGCTTATGGATGCCATAGATGCTTTGCCTGAGGCCAGGGAGCTGCTGGCGGACCGTGGTTATGACGCCGACTGGTTCCGTGATGCCCTGCGTGCCAGAGGCATTACGCCCTGCGTCCCGCCCGGAAGGAGCCGAAAGAGACCCTGCCCGTACGATCAAAATCTGTATAAACAGCGGCATAAGATCGAGATCATGTTTGGCAGGATCAAGGACTGGCGGAGAATAGCCATGCGTTATGACCGCTGCGCACATACCTTCTTTTCAGCTCTGTGCCTCGCGGCTTCCATCATATGCTATCTCGATTAA
- a CDS encoding ISL3 family transposase encodes MQIKTILNRIQVHKGFVYGPASLHELAGRLMLELEIRPRKGSRPVCSGCGKVCPGYDTQAQRRFEFVPLWGIAVFFLYAMRRVNCPDCGVKIERVPWAKGKSHLTTTYAWFLAGWAKRLSWLELARAFHTSWENVFRSVRMAVEWGLAHRDLTNVLAIGADEICWRRRKDKFVTLVYQLDQGKRRLLWIGRDRTTKTFRGFFDWFGPQSCQHLRFICSDMWKPYLRVIAEKAPDALNVLDRFHIMSHLSKAIDEIRAHEANELKSQGKEPLLAKSRWCLLKRPENLTDTQVDKLGELLACNLRTVRAYLLKEDFQRFWAYSSPAWAGKFLDAWCTRTMRSRLNSMKKVAKMLRVHRPLLLNWFQAQGEIALGCVEGLNNKAKVITKQSYGFRTYDGLEIALYHGIGDLPVPKATHRFC; translated from the coding sequence ATGCAAATCAAAACTATACTGAATCGGATCCAGGTCCACAAAGGTTTTGTGTATGGCCCTGCCAGCTTGCATGAGCTGGCAGGGCGGCTGATGCTGGAATTGGAGATCCGGCCACGCAAAGGGAGCCGGCCAGTCTGCTCCGGCTGTGGCAAAGTTTGTCCTGGCTACGATACCCAGGCCCAGCGCCGGTTTGAGTTTGTCCCCCTGTGGGGAATCGCGGTCTTCTTCCTCTATGCCATGAGACGAGTCAACTGCCCCGATTGCGGCGTCAAGATCGAGCGGGTTCCCTGGGCAAAGGGGAAAAGCCACCTGACCACCACCTATGCGTGGTTCCTCGCCGGATGGGCGAAGCGTCTTTCCTGGCTGGAGCTTGCAAGGGCCTTCCACACCTCGTGGGAGAATGTTTTCCGCTCGGTCAGGATGGCCGTGGAGTGGGGGCTGGCGCATCGCGATTTGACGAATGTCCTGGCCATCGGCGCCGACGAGATCTGCTGGCGCCGACGCAAGGATAAGTTTGTCACCCTGGTCTATCAGCTTGACCAGGGGAAAAGGCGGCTGCTCTGGATCGGCCGCGACCGTACCACCAAGACCTTCCGGGGATTTTTCGACTGGTTCGGGCCACAGAGCTGTCAACACTTGCGGTTTATTTGCAGCGATATGTGGAAGCCCTACCTGCGGGTCATTGCGGAGAAAGCTCCTGATGCGCTCAACGTTCTTGACCGTTTCCATATCATGTCCCACCTGAGCAAGGCCATTGACGAGATCAGGGCGCATGAGGCCAACGAGTTGAAAAGCCAAGGAAAAGAACCGCTCCTGGCCAAAAGCCGCTGGTGTCTGTTGAAACGGCCTGAAAACCTGACCGACACCCAGGTGGACAAACTCGGAGAACTGCTTGCCTGCAACCTCAGAACCGTCCGCGCTTACCTGCTTAAGGAAGATTTTCAGCGATTCTGGGCGTACAGTTCCCCGGCCTGGGCCGGCAAATTTCTTGATGCCTGGTGCACAAGAACCATGCGCTCCAGGCTCAACTCTATGAAGAAGGTCGCCAAAATGTTGAGGGTTCATCGCCCTCTTTTGCTCAACTGGTTTCAAGCACAAGGCGAGATCGCTCTCGGGTGTGTGGAGGGTTTGAACAACAAGGCCAAAGTGATCACAAAACAATCCTATGGTTTTCGGACGTATGATGGCTTAGAAATAGCATTGTATCACGGAATTGGTGACTTACCTGTCCCAAAAGCTACCCACAGATTCTGCTGA
- a CDS encoding DUF2188 domain-containing protein: MPKKPGSHHVVPNADGGWDVKKDGATRSSGHFDKKQDAVDAGRKISQNQGTEFYIHGKDGKIQNKDSHGNDPYPPKG; encoded by the coding sequence ATGCCAAAGAAACCAGGATCACATCATGTAGTCCCAAATGCCGATGGCGGCTGGGACGTCAAGAAAGACGGCGCAACCCGTAGCAGCGGCCACTTTGACAAGAAGCAGGATGCCGTCGATGCCGGGCGGAAGATCAGCCAGAACCAAGGCACCGAGTTCTACATCCACGGCAAGGATGGAAAGATCCAGAACAAGGACAGCCACGGGAACGATCCGTATCCGCCGAAGGGCTGA